The Malus domestica chromosome 13, GDT2T_hap1 genome includes a window with the following:
- the LOC103452159 gene encoding uncharacterized protein has translation MECNKDEAARAKEIAERKFTAKDLMGAKKFALKAQTLFPGLEGIPQMLATLDVHIAAENKINGEADWYGILGADPKADDEAVKKQYRKLALMLHPDKNKSVGADGAFKLLSEAWSLLSDKSKRVAYDQKRRVHQRVATASGSSQAPPGANGYYNFTKGATSGAQTQKVNTQTQKSTTQTQKSTSHNQKGTSRAGRSSAPASSQKPRPNTFWTVCHKCKMQYEYLRIYLNHNLLCPNCHEPFLAAEIAPPPTNGAKSAPPKHETADRMGVGSAGFSGNQSYNQNNFQWGPFSKASGASTAAQAASVVSQAYEKAKREREQAQAALKREELRRKHQASKNAAKRRRGMEDVSVSSYGRDVTNQMGVGAGAGGAGTTYFSGSNGNARPSITRDISQIEIQSLLRDKARKEILKKLNESTVSKTAAKEMGNGNEREKSLGNIDVHNNQKQSGEPVDTKNGSSDMKGSGISGVRSDVETLTINVPDSDFHDFDKDRSEKCFEDNQVWAAYDNDDGMPRFYALVQKVISVDPFTVRISWLNSKTNSELGPLNWVSSGFSKTCGEFRIGKYEVSNSLNSFSHRVRSTKGPRGTIWIYPRKGDVWALYRNWSPDWNELTADNVIHKYDMVEVVEDFSEDQGVLVTPLVKVAGFKTVFHRHLDPRETRRIPREELFRFSHQIPSSLITGQEAANAPKGCRELDPAATPLELLKVINDLKEEDTMEVDKKGQQVDVADDGENDTGIEIAANSIPVTEEAKGS, from the coding sequence ATGGAGTGCAACAAAGATGAGGCGGCTAGAGCAAAAGAGATTGCGGAAAGAAAGTTCACCGCAAAGGATCTTATGGGAGCAAAGAAATTTGCCTTGAAGGCTCAAACTTTGTTTCCGGGGCTTGAGGGGATTCCCCAAATGTTGGCGACCCTCGATGTGCATATCGCTGCagagaacaaaataaatggggagGCTGATTGGTATGGTATACTTGGTGCGGATCCGAAAGCAGATGATGAGGCGGTGAAGAAACAGTATAGGAAACTAGCTCTTATGCTTCACCCTGATAAGAACAAGTCCGTAGGAGCTGATGGAGCGTTTAAGCTACTATCAGAAGCATGGAGTTTGTTGTCCGATAAATCTAAGAGAGTAGCCTATGACCAGAAGAGGAGAGTACACCAAAGGGTAGCGACTGCGAGTGGGAGTTCACAGGCTCCTCCAGGGGCCAATGGTTACTACAATTTCACAAAAGGTGCAACGTCAGGTGCACAGACTCAGAAGGTTAATACACAGACTCAGAAGAGTACCACACAGACTCAGAAGAGTACCTCACACAATCAGAAGGGTACCTCACGGGCTGGCCGCTCTTCAGCTCCTGCTTCATCTCAAAAACCAAGACCGAATACCTTTTGGACGGTGTGTCATAAATGCAAGATGCAGTATGAGTATCTCAGGATTTATCTTAATCATAATCTTCTTTGCCCGAATTGCCACGAACCATTTCTAGCAGCAGAAATAGCTCCACCACCTACAAATGGTGCCAAGTCAGCTCCACCAAAGCATGAAACAGCTGATAGAATGGGTGTGGGATCTGCAGGTTTCAGTGGTAATCAATCGTACAACCAAAACAACTTCCAATGGGGTCCATTCTCTAAAGCATCGGGTGCTTCTACGGCTGCCCAAGCAGCAAGCGTAGTTAGCCAGGCATATGAGAAAGCGAAGAGAGAGCGCGAGCAGGCTCAAGCAGCATTAAAAAGAGAGGAGTTGCGGAGGAAGCATCAAGCCTCCAAGAATGCTGcgaagagaagaagaggaatGGAAGATGTCAGTGTCAGCAGCTACGGAAGGGATGTCACAAATCAAATGGGTGTGGGAGCTGGAGCTGGAGGAGCTGGAACAACTTATTTTTCTGGATCAAATGGAAACGCAAGGCCCAGTATCACAAGGGATATCTCCCAGATTGAAATTCAAAGTTTACTAAgggacaaggctagaaaagaaatTCTGAAGAAACTAAATGAATCCACCGTATCCAAGACTGCAGCCAAAGAGATGGGGAATGGGAATGAGAGAGAAAAATCTTTGGGAAACATTGATGTGCATAACAATCAAAAGCAGTCTGGTGAGCCAGTAGACACAAAGAATGGTTCTTCTGACATGAAAGGTTCTGGCATTTCTGGTGTCCGTTCAGATGTAGAAACATTGACAATAAATGTTCCTGATTCTGATTTTCATGACTTTGACAAGGATCGATCAGAGAAGTGTTTTGAAGATAATCAGGTCTGGGCTGCATATGATAATGATGATGGGATGCCAAGGTTTTATGCATTAGTTCAAAAGGTGATTTCTGTGGATCCTTTCACAGTGCGTATCAGCTGGCTAAATTCGAAAACAAATAGTGAACTGGGACCTCTTAACTGGGTATCTTCTGGCTTTTCAAAGACGTGTGGGGAGTTCCGCATAGGGAAATATGAAGTGAGTAATTCACTTAATTCTTTCTCTCACAGAGTTCGGTCAACAAAAGGTCCACGGGGGACTATCTGGATATATCCCAGGAAGGGGGATGTTTGGGCGCTATACCGGAATTGGTCCCCGGACTGGAATGAACTGACAGCTGACAATGTCATTCACAAGTATGACATGGTTGAAGTTGTTGAAGACTTTAGTGAGGACCAAGGTGTGCTTGTGACGCCCTTGGTGAAAGTGGCTGGCTTCAAGACGGTATTTCACCGGCACTTGGATCCCAGAGAGACCAGGAGGATCCCTAGAGAAGAGCTGTTTCGGTTCTCTCATCAAATCCCTTCAAGCTTGATCACGGGTCAGGAAGCTGCAAATGCTCCAAAGGGTTGTCGGGAGCTGGATCCAGCAGCTACTCCATTGGAGCTTCTTAAAGTTATAAACGACCTTAAAGAGGAAGATACGATGGAGGTTGACAAAAAGGGTCAGCAAGTCGATGTAGCAGATGATGGAGAGAATGATACTGGCATAGAGATAGCAGCCAATTCTATTCCCGTCACGGAAGAAGCAAAAGGGAGTTGA